The nucleotide window CTTGCCGTGACCCAATCTTCGAGGAATTGAGCCAGACGCTCTAGTTGAAAGCTATTTTCGGTGTAAGTGAGTTTCAGCATGATCGGGTATCTCCCGCTACTCCAGATTTTCTTGCTGTTGTTCGCGCCAGAACTGTTCGGCAAAAGTGACAACTGGGTGCATTGGTGCTTTCGGTTGGGTACGGAGTGGCATTCCAGCTTGTACAGGAGTGCGATCGCCTTTCCGAGAATTACACCTCTCGCAGGCAGTAACTACGTTATCCCAACTGTGTTTTCCGCCTTTTGACCGGGGAATTACGTGATCTAGCGTTAAATTTTTGGTGCTACCGCAGTATTGGCAGGTGTAACGATCGCGCCGCAGAACCTCACGCCGATTCACCGGCGGCACATTCCACAGCCTTTCGTTACCAGGGAAAGTCAGACGGATCTGTTTTGGCACGTCGAACACCACAGAAGGCGATCGCACTTGCCATCCTTTCTCCTCCGTATGAGTCAGCGGTTCCGCCTTCCCACTCACCAGCAAAACAATTGCACGCTTGATATTGATTCGACTCATCGGCAGGTAGTTCTTGGAAAAAACTACTACCGACTGGGTTAAGACATCAGTTGGGTTACGCCTATGAGGTTGCGATGCGATCGTCACGACTTCACTCCTTATACAAAAACCCCCGCCTCTGTTTGGTTAGAAGCGGGGATTGGAAGGCTTTGGGGTCTTCTTGTCCTATATAGGTACAGTTACTCTAAGTCTGTACCTCCCGCTTCGTTTAATTGGATCTCCGGCTAGATTGGGCCGATGATTGCCGATCGAAAAATCGTCTTTTATCTCTGTTCCTTGTTCTCCTAAACCATAGATCACCCTAAACAGGCCATGCACGCCAATACCCCCGCCTAAGCGCCATGAGGCACTTCTACCAACGCCGAAGCGATTGGCCGGGGGCATTTGACTGGAAAGGGACTGTTGGTTGTTCACAGGAGTAATTGTTGAAGGCTGTAAATTTTAAATCTTACTTTTAAAATACTACACTTGTATTATAGATTTGTCCACCCATCTGGAGAAAAATTATGCACGCCTTAACCCGTACCGCCACCACCGACATGGACGTTACCAGCATACGCTTGGAACGAGACTTAAAAGATAGACTCAAAGACTTGGCTGGCAACCAAGGCTATCAAGCGCTGATTCGCGAAGTCCTGTGGAATTACGTCCAACAGAAATCGGGTGGCTATAAACCCCAGTTTTCGAGAGCTGACATTCGGGCAAGTATTCCAGCTACAGCGGAACGAGAAGAACGTTGCGTCCTCACAGGCCAGTTTATTCGACCACAAGAACCTATGTTCCTGGGACTAACGGGCCACGGAGAGTTGGTTCCTCTCAGTGTGGAGAGTTTAGCCGCCAGTTAAAGGTTGTCGTAAGTTTAGGAGTAGCGCGATCGCCACAAGGCGCGATCGCCACATAGCGTTTTCTAGTTTCTCTGGTTCCCAGGTTCCACCTGGGAACACAGGCAAACCTATCTAAATGAATCTCCGGCACGCTACGCGAACGATAGGGGTAAATTGAAGTCGTGAAATCAACTTTATATATAACGGCAAAAGTTTTGCCAGGAAACAGAATTGAAATTCAATCTCCCAGCCTTTCGGTGGGAGAAACTGTCGAAGTAGTTATTCTAGTTCCAGAACCTACTCCTGATTCTGTTGAAGATCGATATCTTTCCTTAGAACAACGTCAAGATTTCTTAAAATTACCAATGGCTGAACGCAGAGGTATTCTCGAAAGTCAAGCCGAGACAATGCTTGCTCACTATCAACAAGATTCTGATTGGAAGGAGTTAATGTCAGGTGACATCATTGACTACTAGCTCCGATATACCTAAACGTGGAGAAATTTGGTAGATTGACTTCGATCCTACTGTTGGTGCAGAAATTAAGAAAGTGCGTCCTGCCGTTGTCATCAGTTCTGATGCAGTAGGTAAACTTCCCATCAAACTTATTGCTCCTGTTACAGACTGGAAACCATACTTCTTACAAAATTTCTGGCACGTAAAAGTTGAACCCGATGCCACGAATGGTTTAACCAAAGTTTCTGCAATTGACACTCTGCAACTGAGAGGTGTAGATTTACAAAGATTCATCCGCAGACTGGGTAATGTATCTGAGCTTACGATGTCAGAGATCGCTGTTGCCATTGTTTCTGTAATCGAATTCGAGGTCTAACTTGTCTGCGTCCCGATCGACTACTATCTATCTTGCGCCCGCGATCGCTGCAACAACTCATGAATTGACAACACAGGTACAGGCGAATTCAAAAATCCTTGTGTATCGCGTGTCAAAATACCATCTAATCCTTGTATAACGGCACAAGCAATTTGAACAGCATCTTCAAAATCAACTAAACCAGATCTGAACGCTGATTCCAAGACTGCTCGATTAACTGGACAAATCACCATAGCAGTCATTGTTTCTGAAACTGCTTGCCGCGCTAGCGAGACACTGCGAGTGTGTCTTCGGGAAATATAAAAAATATCTGTAAGCGTTGTCGCTGTTACATATCCAACGACACGACCAGAATCGATCTCCTGAAACAACTGTTCCGCCTCCTGAAAAAACGGCTCTCGCTGCAACAGAAAATCTAGGACAATGTTGGTATCAACTAAGACTCTCACTGAAGAAACTTCTCCACCCGTCGCTGTTCTAACATCGCAGCCACTTCTTCATCCGTCGGTGCTGACCGGTCTGTTTTTAACAAGCCTCGCATTCGTCTAATCGCGCCAGAACGATCGGACTCAGAAATTGGTGTGTCTTGTAGGGACTCAATAATAGCGCTCACCAGTGCAAGGCGATCGCTGGGTGGTAGCTTGAAGACTTGCTCTTTCAATTCTTGTCGCAACATAGATGGCTCTTACGATCGAAGGTGTCTACTATCCAGTATGAACGATCGTGCGCTCTATTTATCCTGAATCATTGCTTTTAG belongs to Argonema galeatum A003/A1 and includes:
- a CDS encoding type II toxin-antitoxin system PemK/MazF family toxin, producing the protein MDFDPTVGAEIKKVRPAVVISSDAVGKLPIKLIAPVTDWKPYFLQNFWHVKVEPDATNGLTKVSAIDTLQLRGVDLQRFIRRLGNVSELTMSEIAVAIVSVIEFEV
- a CDS encoding type II toxin-antitoxin system VapC family toxin, which translates into the protein MRVLVDTNIVLDFLLQREPFFQEAEQLFQEIDSGRVVGYVTATTLTDIFYISRRHTRSVSLARQAVSETMTAMVICPVNRAVLESAFRSGLVDFEDAVQIACAVIQGLDGILTRDTQGFLNSPVPVLSIHELLQRSRAQDR
- a CDS encoding HNH endonuclease — encoded protein: MSRINIKRAIVLLVSGKAEPLTHTEEKGWQVRSPSVVFDVPKQIRLTFPGNERLWNVPPVNRREVLRRDRYTCQYCGSTKNLTLDHVIPRSKGGKHSWDNVVTACERCNSRKGDRTPVQAGMPLRTQPKAPMHPVVTFAEQFWREQQQENLE